In Oncorhynchus keta strain PuntledgeMale-10-30-2019 unplaced genomic scaffold, Oket_V2 Un_contig_5685_pilon_pilon, whole genome shotgun sequence, the sequence GCAGTTGAGGTGGCTGCAGCAGCACCTAAAGATAAAGGTAGGGACTCTCCATGATGAATGATGTTAAgttaaccatcactggttctacTATTGATGCCTGTGTATACCGTGCAATGCATGATCACAATGAAATGTTTTGGTTTCCCATCAGCAGGGAGGGAAAATCACCAGCATGACTAAATAAACATTCATGTCTTACATTATGAGATCAaacgttttttgggggggaagtTCATACTCCTGACAATATCAACTCCTTGTATTGCGATGTCAAATCATTGTTGTATTTTATCTTCGTCTTCACAGCGGCACGCAGGTTCTGCCCTGACGGATGGTTCAGCTACCAGTCCAAGTGTTACATGTTTGTGAACACACCTCGGTCCTGGTTCGGAGCCGAGGTAACGCACTTCTCAATGTAATATATTTAGTGTCGCAAATCTTGACGTGAATATGTTACTATGACTGCAAATGGTTCACTTTCAAAAAATGTGCGTTTGTGTCTGTATAATGTAATGTCACTATGAGGGAGCGCAACACGTTTGTTCATGTGCAGGcctactgtgtgagtgtgtgcacgtGTCTGACCCCTCACTTCACCACTCTTCTTTCAGGAACATTGCAATGAACTGGGCGCCAGCCTGGCCTCTGCCAGCTCCTCCCCCGAGTATCGTTACCTGCAACAGATAACCAGAACAGCCAACAGAGCCACCGCCTGGATCGGTGGATTCTACCTCCAGGTGAGAGAAAGGGTTGCCCTGAAAACCTCCGCCATCTAAGCATACGTAGCGCCCCAAGTTTTTCTGACAGTGACCGGTCAAGAAACAGTTCCGGGCCCTAAAGTTTTCCCTCAGAGCACATGGCCGGAAAACACTCTGAGCCTTGTGTTTAAATAGCTTCTGATATTTTAATCATGTAGCTAGGTATGATATCAGATCGGTTAGTTGTAAGGGACAGTAGTGCAGCTAAGACTTATGACTCTTTGTTTACTCAGGGAACTTGGATGTGGATTGACCGCTCAGGAATGTATTACACCAACTGGTACAGCCAGAGCACCGCAACCAGCAACCCCTGCATGTACCTGCAATCTGCTGGTAAGACATGAACCATAAAGATGTAGCATAGTCCCAGAACTAAGCCGATGAAATGACCAACATTACTTTTCTTTTGTCATTTTTCCTCTGGTAGTGGGCCAGGGGTGGAGGAACTGCGGATGTGGCGGACAATTACCATTCATCTGCGTGCACAACTATCGCTGTTAGTCAACATTGTGAAGATACTGTTAATTGCTTGACACCTTTTCTAACCGCTTTCAACATGGACTGTTTACTGACTGTAAATGACTAAGTGTTCGCCAAAGGGCTAAATGTGATGCGATTTCAAATGTCATTTCCCATTTATGTACCTCAACCGTTATTGTTTTCCAGtaataaacattttttaaagtatTATGACATTGTATAGGCTGGTACTTTCTGAAAGATGGCAGTATTGTCTAAGACTGGTACATTTGCTTTTTAATTCTACGCATATAAAATAGATCAGTATAAAGGATTTGAGACGAGGACAAAAAGACTGGAGGGTCCTCAATTTATTAAGCCTCAATTTACCCATTTATCGAGATCTGTCTTGGGCTTGACATCTTTATACTGTACATGGCAGAAAAGTGAGCCGTAAAAAAACCTAATCTCAAAATATGGTGGGGAAACTAACTTTAGAATTCATAGAAGATAAAATGGCACCTTTTTATAAGTTGTTCTATTCAAACAAAGCTTTTTACAATGAACGTAGGTCATACACAACCTGAAGAAAGTGCAATGAAATAAATCGGGGTTCTACTGTCATCAGTATAATTTACGAACCAAATAAAAGTAACTCTGGGAACTCACATCTGTCCAATCACCCGGCCAATGTTATCTGATCATATTTCGGCAATCAAATTGTTTTAAATGGGGCGACAGGTGGGTtcttggggcagcaggtagcctagtggttaaagggcTGGGCCAGAAACTGTAAAGGTTGCCCGATGGAATCCCTGACCTGACAAGATAcgtatctgtcattctgccccgaAACAAgacagtttacccactgttctaGGCTGTAATTATAAATAatactttgttcttaactgtcttgcctagttaaaacaAATGGCTAATGAATAGAATGGGTTAATTAACTTGAATGGGACCGCCATTCTATTTATATGCGTTTAATTCCATCAGATAACTTAAACAAAACTAGGCCTAAGCAGTCAACATATGGTATATTTTTGTGGAGGGCGTAATTGTCTAAGGCAGTTGTTCCCAAACATTTTATagtcccataccccttcaaacattcaacctccagctgcgtaccacctctggcaccagggtcagcaAAACACAAATGTTGTTggtttgccatcattgtaagcctgccacacacaaaCTATACAATATTTGTATTAAACATGAGAAtgagtgagtttttgtcacaacccggctcgtgggaagtgacaaataGCTCTTGTAGGACCAGgccacaaataataatataataattatcaatacttttgctctttatttagccatcttacatataaaaccttatttgttcatcaaaaatggtgaataactcatcaccttgacattgtccgtaagcttcaGTTCATttccacacaaaaaaaatcatacaatgatggcaagacctgtgtgttgtaatctagattcagatcattcaggtgagaaaaaccTTGTCATCATGCTTCCTGACTGGTGGCTCCTGAgattcctctgttgctgtggagGTCCTCATTGCTGCCTGCCCTTTCAACCCTCCTGCAGCCATCTGTAACGACACATTCATACTGCTCTAAATAACAATAGCCAGGCCATTTCATCAAAAACAATAGAGTGGTATAGTTTGGCACACACTCAGACACCCACACTCTCTAAAGGTGACATACCTTGGTGATGTACTCATCTTCTCTCTTGGTCTTTCTGGCCCAGAGGTTCGTGACTTTGTCATACCAGTGCTGCTCCCCGAGTTCGTGACAAACCCTCATTCTCTATGCACATCATGGCCATGTTCTGGTGGAGCTGATCGTCCAACTTTTCCCCTTTCACAAAGTCATAAATGCGCTTCAGGCAGGTGAAGCTTTCCTCCACGTCAGCTGAGGTCACTCCAATGGTCGCCACAAGGCACATCAGCTTGTAGAGCTCTGGTAGTGGGTTCTTCTGGGACCGGATGAAACAGATCCATTCACAGAGCTTGTGGCTGTCCTGCTGCTGTCCTTGGCCTAGGTAGAATGCCTTCAGGTCCACTCTGAGCCTGTCCATGTTGAAGAAGCCCTCGTAGAGCTTCACTGGGCTATCCACCACATCTGTTGCGAAATGGATGTTCATGTCAGTGAACTTCGCTGGATCCAGCAGCTTGAGGAAGCGTAGGTCATCCAGATGTGCGTAACAAACCTGGATCTGAGAGA encodes:
- the LOC118378320 gene encoding ladderlectin-like, with the translated sequence MKVLIIFALLCVALSARAAAVPVESDAVAVEEPKSAPEEAVEVEAPASEEKLSDAPGVFSEDENEAVEVAAAAPKDKAARRFCPDGWFSYQSKCYMFVNTPRSWFGAEEHCNELGASLASASSSPEYRYLQQITRTANRATAWIGGFYLQGTWMWIDRSGMYYTNWYSQSTATSNPCMYLQSAVGQGWRNCGCGGQLPFICVHNYRC